Genomic window (Prionailurus bengalensis isolate Pbe53 chromosome E3, Fcat_Pben_1.1_paternal_pri, whole genome shotgun sequence):
CACCCGGGTCCCTTTTCTCTTAAGATCCTGGCGGGGCAACGAAGAGACCAGCGTCAGGTCTGTGCCAGACTCCCATCCCgaccacccctccacccctcacaCACCTTTTCTGTTTGCTGCTTGCTTTTAACAGTTGGTTTTCTGAGACGACGCTCAGGCAAAATGGACCGGAGCTGGTATTTGAGTGGATGGCATACCATGGCGGCTGGGAGCTCTGCAGCctgacctgggttcaagtcctgctcCGGGATGTCCTCGCTGTGTGGTCAAGTGAAGcctcagcctctctgggcctgcttcctcatctataaaatgggggtaataactGAACCTGCCCGCGAGAGACGTGATGTAGTGGACGCAGAGCACTCAGCAGCACATTGCTTGGCCTTAAAGagagatttttattaaaagttatatatataatttttataaagagcTCTTGAAGGCAAACAGTCCAGAGGGCTAGTTCAGGCTCCGTccttcactgtgtgaccttgggcaagtcccttttCCTCTCTAGCACAAAGTTCCCCCATCTGTAAAtcatggggtggtgggggggggggatgactTAGGCCTCTAAAGGGGCAGAATTGGGCTCAGCACAGAGGAAGGATTTCTAACAAACATCAGGCTGCATGTGAGGTAGTGAGCTCCCCAACACTCCTAGCGCATGGTACAGAATGCCGGAACAGAAGGGAACCTCATGCGGCCAAGCCGCTTCTTTTGCCAAGGGTGGCCGTCCGGGTAGCTACTCAGGGAGCAGACTGACCACAGACACAGAGCTTACGTCCCCGGCCTACGTCTTCATGCCACCTGCCCGGGTTCAGCTACGGGCCTGCCACTGACTAGCCGGGCCACCTTGGCAAAGTGCAGCAGCTTCCGGTAATCCTTCGTACCTCTCCGTCTGGGGGCTTGCTTCCTGGAGCAGCTGGACGTGCTGGAGAACTAATGCCCTTGACCAGACGGAAGCTGGTGGCCCAACACCGGGCTCCCTCACCTCTGCAGGGATAGCTTTGGACAGGCGCTGTGCATGGTTACCCGAGGCTCCCAGCGGGTGGAAGGTCAGTTGCCCGGGCTGGCCCCGTTGGATAACACACCGTTTACTGCCTCCTGACCTTCCCCGCCTCACGTCCCCACTCCCGAGCAAGGTTTCCTGGAATCACCATCTACAGCAGCTAACTGCACTTGAGTCCTTGGCTCcggcgggtggggggggaggggagggggcgggggacccaaacagagacagaaagttaACCTCTTGGACCTCATTTCCTCTGGATGGAAAGATCCAATGAGTTAACAGAGATAAAGAGCTCACCACCACCTCGGCCCGGATGTTTGTTTAATACACGGAGGGGGCAGGGAACGGAGATAAAGAGGCTTTATTTACACAAAACACCACGCCCTGCCCTCCGATTCCACGCTTCTCAGCAAAGACGAATACCAGGCGATAAAATAATCTTCGGGATGCAAACAAACATTACACAACCAGAGGGGCAGGTCGCCGTGCCGGCTGAGGGTGTGGTGTGGGCCGGCGGAGCGCCTAGCTCGGccaatccctccctccctccctcccgcggCTGCGGCTGCCAGCAAAGCGCCCGCGGGGGCACAGACTGGCCCCGAGGTAGCTGGTTGTGTTCATTCTGGGGCTCCTGTGCTTAACAGGAGCCCCCGGTCTCAGCGGTTGTGTGGGAACCAGACAGCAGCCAGTCGTGGCTTGGTGATCCCAATCTTTCGGGTCCTTTTGTGTCTGTTAGCGCACTTGACTTCGCGCCCCGCCACGGCCCAGGTCCCGCCCCCAGGGTCGACCTAAGGAgggtctgttgaatgaatgggcACCTCCGGGCAAATGACCACCCTTCCAGGACCACGACGTCCCATCCATTTCCCAAGGTCTCCCAAGTCATTCCCCGGTGGGCTCGGCCTCCAATCCGGTGAGACAGCGGCGGCCGATCCCAGAACCCGGCAAGACAAGAGTAACAGAGTGACGAGCGGACAAAGCGCACCCAGGGTGAGCGCGGCAGGGAGGGCGCGCGGACCCATGAAGTGGCCAGTGGCTCGTGCATAAGCCGAGGCACCCAAGGAGCTCCCGATCCCCGCAGGGGCCTCTCCCCCGTGCCCTCCACTCCCTTGGGTTGTGGCCAGCCCAGGccagggctgggagctgggggaggggcggggtggagtCCAGTCTCTGTACCCCCAGGTCAGACCACCTCCCAGCTTCATAGCAGGGTTCTCCAACAAGCCTTTTGCAAATCCTCCAGCCTAGCCGCCTTCCGGGGGAGGCACTTCCTAGGCCGGGCTAAGGCCCAGCCCTCACTCGAAGACGGCAGTGACAAGCGGGCACGCGCCTAGGAAGCCATCGTGCACGTGGGCTCTGGGGAGAGCATGGCCACCTTTTTGGGGGTCTGGCTTGAGCTGTGAGCATGGCTCAGGGCAGGCTGGAAGCACAGGGAGGACGGGCCCTCCTCTGAGACAGCCAAGGGTGCCggggaggctggagagaggcTGGCCTCCAGGGGCACCCCACCTGGCAGGGGGTCCGGGGCCCTCAGAGGGCTCACCAGCGGCGAGGACCTGTCTCCACAGCAGCAGCCGCAGCAGGGGCTGGCCACGGGGTGGGCCTCGCCACCCTCCTCCTGGCCGTGACACTGCTTCAGGTGGCCACACAGGTGGCAGGTGAGGGCTGAGTAGACAATGCCGCTGGCCAGGTCGTCCCGGAGGGGGTCTGCGGCCTGCTCCGGGGCCGGCGGGGTCTTGTGGCTGTCCTGCGCCTTCCCCGCTGGCTCTGGGGAGCTGCCCGGGAGGAGGGAGTCCTGCGGGCAATGAGGTGGCTCCGCGTCCAGTCCGAAGGTGAACAGGGGGACGGGGACTGGGGCGGGGGCCCCAGGGCAGCCAGGAGTGAGGCTCTGGAAGGGCTTGTAACCCCCGTCCCCACTGCCGGCCTCACCCCCGGACGTCTCTGGGCAGACGGCACCGCTAGTGAGCAGACTCGAGAAGGCCTTGTACCCGGCCTCCTCCGAAGGGCCgaagccccccaccccgctgTCCTGGGTGCTGCCCTGCCTCACGGCGCACACAAACTCTCGGTAGCCGCTgctgggggccggggccggggccccCCTGTGCTGCAGTACTCGCTGACGCAGAATCTGCTCCCAGGTCTCTGGCTCGGGCTGGAGCGCGGAAGACGGCTCCGAAGGCTGGGGGGCAGCGGGGATGCCGGGGTCCGCCTCCCCCAGGAGTCCCGCCAGCTTCGGGCCCGAGTCACACTCGCCGGGACCTGAGGACTGGCCCTGGAAGGTCCCGAAGCTGCGGTAGGCGGGGTTGTCTGTGACGACCGGGGGCGTCTCTGGGAAAGTCGGGCTGGCTGGGCTCTGGGGCAGAGTGGCCAGAGGATCGGACCGGGGGTCGAAAGGCTGCTCCTTGCCCTGGGGCGATGCCTCCTGGGGCCCCGGACCCGGAAACTCAGCCCGGGGCATCTGAGCACCTGCACTTCCCGAAGGAGGAGGAAACCACGATTCCAGCGAGCTCTGTGGGCCAAAGCCCCCTTTCTCAACCCCGAGAAGGTCCAGGAAGAGGCCTTCTGTCAGCCGGGCCGCGATGCCCTCCCGGCCCTCCTGGAAGCTGTCCTCGCAGTTCACGGGCGACGGGCAGAAGCTCCCtttatcttcctcctcctcctcctcctcgctctCCACCGGGGCCTCCAGGAGCTCCACACATCGCACCACGCTGATGCTCTCGGGCCAGAGGATCGTCTTGCTGACCTCCACGGGGCACCATGCTGATTTTCCAGAACCCTGCGAAGGCCCATTTCTGGCAATCTTGGAGGGatcctctttcctttccatgcCGTGCTCCAGTAAACAGGGCAGGAGCTTCCTAAGACAAGTCTTCCAGTGTCTGCGACAGCAAAGAAAAGTTTGGTTGGGATTTGCTTTCTCTGCTGGaaaaactcctattcatccttcaaagcccagctTAAAATCAGCCTGGACTGACATCTATCTAATGCAGACAGgcctcctgacttttttttttttttttttaacatttatttatttttgagacagagagagacagagcatgaacaggggagggtcagagagagagggagacacagaatcagaagcaggctccaggctctgagctctgtcagtgcagagcccgacgcggggctcgaactcacggaccgtgagatcatgacccgagccgaagtcggacgcttaactgactgagccacccaggcgcccctggcctccTGACTTTATAGTCAATAATCTGTCAGTCTGACTTCCCTACTAGCCCAgaaactccttgaaggcagggccCGTGTCTCACTTTGAGATTTCTGGAGGCCACCCATACACACAACCCGGCACCCGACGCAAACTCAGTCTCCTGAATAAGGAAAAGTCTCCGTCAGGGAcgatgacatttaaaaatacttatcaggttgacaataaacttcatatattgaaaaaaaaaaaatacttatcaggggcacctgggtggctcagtgggttaagcgtctgactcttgatatcagcttgggtcacgatctcacggtttgtgcgttcgaaccccacatcgagCCCCTCGTAGGCATGAAgactgcgtgggattctctctctgcccctcccccactcgtgtgtgcccacgtgctctctctctctctcaaaaataaaaataaaataaaataaactgaaaaaaatactgatcaatttaaaatatttatcaataccACAGCACAAGTAATGACCGGGGCTGTGGGGTCCTAGGCTGGGGCAGTGTCCTGGGGCCCCCGTGCTGTGCCAGGTACCAACTCTTTAGTTACTGGATTGTGGGTCATCCAGGGACGAGCTAGGGGAGGCAGGGGCGATGGTCAGACACTCAGGGGTTCCAGAGTTGGCGATTCGCCCACCTAGCACGCGATGCTGTTGACATTGTAACAACCAACACAGCCGTCCGGCTTGTAACCTCTACCGGCCTGGCTCAGGCCAGACTGCGCGCTTCCAAGGGAGTTCGGCCTGGGCCTGACCCCTGGGGAAATTCAGGGGGCTTAGCCAACATGCCCACCTACCCAGacctcctctcctcctgccaCCCTCCAAGCCCAGTGTCCCAGGGCAAGTCCTGAATGCTCAGGAGGAAAaacaggcgggggtgggggtgggggtgtggtcCTACCGCCCCACTTCCAACATCCTCCAAATCCACACAGGCTGTGACCTGAGTTCATATACATACGGGCACTTGGCTGGTTCCTGGCCTCGTGACCGCTTCCCCCACAGCGACACCTAAAATACAGAGACAGCCAATGAAACGGGAGTGGAGAGGCCTTGCGGCCCAGCCTGGCATACGGCACAGCTCAGGGAGTGTTTGCTGCAAAAGGAGTGTTCGACGTGACATCACGTAGGCCGGGGGCCCAATCGAGGTCACttcagctctctgagcctcagcatcCCACGGGATCGACGAGACTGCCCAGATATCAAGTCGCCGGGGCGGATGGTAAAAATGGCCACACTGCTCTGAAGCTCCTCCCACCCTCTGAATCTGGCCTGGGcgtgtgacttgctttgaccaacagGATGCCGCGGAGTGACATCGGGCCGGCCAGCTCGAGGACGTCGCCACTGCTCCAGAGGACAGTCAGCCAACTTCCAGACCTGTGGCTGAGGCCACTGGGAAGGGGCCCATCCCAGAGCCTTCCACCCCCACCACTGCATGGAGCCCAAACTGCCCACCTGCAGAAGCAAGTGCTAATTTAGAGTGTTTCAGCTCTCTAAATTTGGGgctgatttgttacacagcaaagcTCACTGATACACGAACAGCACTTATTACGTGCAGGACCCTGCAATATATACTTTACACGTGTCGCCTCCATGAATTCCAGTATCAGGTAAGCACTACAATAACCCACGTGAAGAaactggctcagagaggttaagcaacatGCCCGAGTCCACACCGCAGGTAAATGGCGAAGCCAGGGTTCCAAGCCAGACCACTGGACTCCAGAGCCTGCCGGCGGGTCCCTGGAGAACGGAGGACACTTGGATGTTCTGTTCTAGGCAGGGCTTgtgtcctcccttccctccctcctacaGAGCCCTGAGATCACCCAGGAAACCCCACGTGGCCATGGCATTGGAGAAGCTCATCCACCCTTAGTTCAGGGGTATCCATCTGGCTGGTCTCAGAGCATCCCCACTCCCTTACTGGTGAATGCTTTAGGAAAGGGTGTGTGGTACAATTCAGACCAACGAGAATCGAGGAGAGATTTGCTCGTGCTTTGGGGGCAGTTTTCTGCTCataagaggaagacacaggaagcCTGTCCCCAACCCCCTCACCTTTTGGCTTCTTGCCCTGGTACAGAGACCTTTCCAGGAGATGACACGGAGGTGACCCCAAGGGTCACCTCCTCCCAGGGGAGATAAGACGCCAAGCAACCAACCCAGAGGAACCCGGCCCGTCGGGAAGAGTAGCCGTGGAAGCTAGGGGGCAGGGAGCAAAGGCCTCTGGGCTCCTAGTGACCACACGAAGCTGCTGAAATCCAGAAACCTTCCTGACTTGTCAGGTGCAGTTCCAAAAGCCAACAGCCTCCCAGGCATTTTGAATCCTGCTTCCTGATGCGTGCGGTCTACAAAACGCTAACCGACCCACTCTCCTACCTGTGGGTCCTGGATGACTATCGCCACTAGGTGGCTGTGAGCGGGGTTGGGAATCTGGTCCCACCATTCTTTcttaatcctgaaaaagaaaagggagagttattgaggggcgcctgcgtggctcagtcggttaagcggccgaatCTTGATGtcggcccaggtcacaatctcacagtttgtgggttcgagccccgcgtcagactctgagctgattgcccagggcctgcttgggattctccgtctccctctctctctctctgcctctctcgtttgtgctctctcaaaatgaaaaaaaaaaaaaaaaaagcattaaaaaaaagagttattggGTGCACGAACAGGTTGATGTTCTTTCCGTGAAGGGGTCAAGGACCACGTTGAGAAGGTTCGTGGATGCCTTGCCCTAacctcattctacagatgaagacacCAAGGCCCAGAGGTGACGTGACAGCTGGACTGTGGGCAGAACGGCCAGGTTCTGTTAGCCAGGATGGAGCTCCTGATGAGGCCACCTCTGCCCTCCGTGGGAATAAGCCCCAGGGAGTTAGGAGACACccaggcagcagagagagaattctgggtctccccatCAGCAATTCTGCCCTCCCCGGGGCAGCCGAGACCAAGATGCTGGGGTGAGGCCTGGAATGGCCAGAGCAGTTGAGGGAACCCAGAGAGAAATGGAGTCCTTCTCTCCGCCTGGTCTGTCCGGAGCCACACAGCGTCAGTGCTGGGAGGGAAGGTTCTCAGATCACCTCTGACTGGCTTCTTCCCGCTTCACTCAGTCTggcaacacatatttattgagcatttgctatGCACCGTTCACTGGTCCAGGCATCTGGAACgcaacagtgaacaagacagacaaaaatctcCGCCCTGGCAGAACTGACCTTCTAGAAGAGAGCGACCTCAGCCCTGGCAACTTCAGTGTCatgaataaaaacacagaagaaagggAATAGAGAGGAATGGAGGGTGTGCTCGCGGAAGGCCTCTTGGAGGAGGGGACTTCTGAGTGGccacggtgggggggggcaggagccACGGTGACACCCGGGGAAAGGGCCTCCCTGGCAGGGAGGGACCGccgatagggaaactgaggctcacagaaggGGAAAAGACCAGCCCAGGGTCACGCAGAGCCATCCGGAATAAGACACGAAGGGAACCTGTATTTGCTGCACGCCTACTGTGTGGCCGGCAAAATGCAGGACCCTGCTCGCTCAGCGCCCAGTCGTCGCTAAGC
Coding sequences:
- the IL4R gene encoding interleukin-4 receptor subunit alpha, with protein sequence MGRLCSGLTFPVSCLILMWAAGSGSVKVLRAPTCFSDYFSTSVCQWNMDAPTNCSAELRLSYQLNFMGSENRTCVPENGEGAACACSMLMDDFVDADVYQLHLWAGTQLLWSGSFKPSSHVKPRAPGNLTVHPNVSHTWLLRWSNPYPPENHLHAELTYMVNISSEDDPTDSRIYNVTYMGPTLRVAASTLKSGASYSARVRAWAQSYNSTWSEWSPGTKWLNHYEPWEQHLPLGVSISCLVILAVCLSCYLSVIKIKKEWWDQIPNPAHSHLVAIVIQDPQVSLWGKRSRGQEPAKCPHWKTCLRKLLPCLLEHGMERKEDPSKIARNGPSQGSGKSAWCPVEVSKTILWPESISVVRCVELLEAPVESEEEEEEEDKGSFCPSPVNCEDSFQEGREGIAARLTEGLFLDLLGVEKGGFGPQSSLESWFPPPSGSAGAQMPRAEFPGPGPQEASPQGKEQPFDPRSDPLATLPQSPASPTFPETPPVVTDNPAYRSFGTFQGQSSGPGECDSGPKLAGLLGEADPGIPAAPQPSEPSSALQPEPETWEQILRQRVLQHRGAPAPAPSSGYREFVCAVRQGSTQDSGVGGFGPSEEAGYKAFSSLLTSGAVCPETSGGEAGSGDGGYKPFQSLTPGCPGAPAPVPVPLFTFGLDAEPPHCPQDSLLPGSSPEPAGKAQDSHKTPPAPEQAADPLRDDLASGIVYSALTCHLCGHLKQCHGQEEGGEAHPVASPCCGCCCGDRSSPLVSPLRAPDPLPGGVPLEASLSPASPAPLAVSEEGPSSLCFQPALSHAHSSSQTPKKVAMLSPEPTCTMAS